The Thermus brockianus genome window below encodes:
- a CDS encoding NEW3 domain-containing protein produces MVRRLFPLVLLLGLALAQNFRGLSLGTPYPEMGVQPGESVNLTLTLKNYGLPPGVIRLSVAEVPQGWQASLIGGGRLVRAVHLATDGEATLTLRLQPPKEVKPGTYRFLVRAEGLGQTTSLPIALVVGQGLPQRLSLEAELPVLKGPPTSAFRYRVTLKNESDRDLLVSLEYEAPKGFQVTFTPAFASQQVTSLPLKAGESKDLDVEVSLPKDTQADTYGLTLRAVAGEARAELALTLEVTGRPEVRFTTKEGRLSGQVVAGRENAVKLVVKNEGSAPAKNLSFSAMEPSGWEVKFEPEKLEALNPGQEEEITARIKPSPKAVTGDYMVTLSLSGDEGVSESLDYRATVVRSSLWGLVGVGIMAVALLVLGFAVNRFGRR; encoded by the coding sequence ATGGTGCGTAGGCTCTTTCCCCTCGTGCTCCTCTTGGGTCTTGCCCTGGCACAAAACTTCCGGGGCCTTTCCCTGGGCACCCCCTACCCCGAGATGGGGGTGCAACCGGGGGAAAGCGTCAACCTGACCCTCACCCTGAAGAACTACGGGCTTCCGCCTGGGGTGATCCGCCTAAGCGTGGCGGAGGTTCCCCAGGGCTGGCAGGCGAGCCTGATTGGGGGCGGCCGGCTCGTGCGGGCGGTGCACCTGGCCACGGACGGGGAGGCCACCCTGACCCTTAGGCTCCAGCCCCCTAAGGAGGTGAAGCCGGGCACCTACCGCTTCCTGGTGCGGGCCGAGGGCCTAGGGCAAACGACGAGCCTCCCCATCGCCTTGGTGGTGGGCCAAGGCTTGCCGCAACGGCTTAGCCTCGAGGCCGAACTCCCCGTGCTCAAAGGCCCCCCCACCAGCGCCTTCCGCTACCGGGTGACCCTCAAGAACGAGTCCGACCGGGACCTTTTGGTTTCCCTGGAGTACGAGGCCCCCAAGGGCTTCCAGGTCACCTTCACCCCCGCCTTCGCCAGCCAGCAGGTGACGAGCCTGCCCCTCAAGGCCGGGGAAAGCAAGGATCTGGACGTGGAGGTCTCCTTGCCCAAGGACACCCAGGCGGACACCTACGGCCTTACCCTGCGGGCGGTGGCGGGGGAGGCCAGGGCGGAGCTCGCCCTCACCCTGGAGGTCACGGGGCGGCCCGAGGTGCGCTTCACCACCAAGGAAGGGCGGCTTTCCGGCCAGGTGGTGGCGGGCCGGGAAAACGCCGTGAAGCTCGTGGTGAAAAACGAGGGAAGCGCCCCCGCCAAGAACCTCTCCTTCAGCGCCATGGAGCCCTCGGGGTGGGAGGTGAAGTTTGAACCCGAAAAGCTGGAAGCCCTGAACCCCGGCCAGGAAGAGGAAATTACCGCCCGCATCAAGCCCTCCCCCAAGGCGGTCACGGGGGACTACATGGTGACCCTTTCCCTCTCGGGGGACGAGGGGGTCTCGGAAAGCCTGGACTACCGGGCCACCGTGGTGCGCTCCAGCCTCTGGGGTCTGGTGGGGGTGGGCATCATGGCCGTGGCCCTTCTGGTCCTGGGCTTTGCCGTGAACCGCTTCGGCCGGAGGTAG
- the speD gene encoding adenosylmethionine decarboxylase, translating into MVELFGFGPHLMVDGYDANPIKLQDAELVRRVLDELPQEMEMTKVLPPFVYSYGPNGEDGVTGVVIIAESHIAIHTFPKKRFLSIDIFSCKAFDMAKALKKLAEVFEIGRYETYMIHRGKEFPKDPELARKIVLGEREYLEARVS; encoded by the coding sequence ATGGTGGAACTCTTCGGATTCGGTCCGCATCTCATGGTGGACGGGTACGACGCCAACCCCATTAAGCTCCAGGACGCTGAGCTGGTGCGCCGCGTCCTGGACGAGCTCCCCCAGGAGATGGAGATGACCAAGGTTCTCCCCCCCTTCGTCTACAGCTACGGCCCGAACGGGGAGGACGGGGTGACGGGGGTGGTGATCATCGCCGAAAGCCACATCGCCATCCACACCTTCCCCAAGAAGCGCTTCCTCTCCATCGACATCTTTTCCTGCAAGGCCTTTGACATGGCCAAGGCCCTGAAGAAGCTGGCCGAGGTCTTTGAGATCGGGCGCTACGAGACCTACATGATCCACCGGGGCAAGGAGTTCCCCAAGGACCCCGAGCTGGCCCGGAAGATTGTCCTGGGCGAACGGGAGTACCTGGAGGCCCGGGTCAGCTAG
- the sdhC gene encoding succinate dehydrogenase, cytochrome b556 subunit, with the protein MYRGREGQWAFYLHRISGLGILVFLMLHVANISSAMWGPEVSNALMKFYHQPVFQVGLLLLIAGVLYHGFNGLRIILMDFTTWGVRYQRQLWYAVWVLFVLFYLPFLVKIGGGILGGSHGD; encoded by the coding sequence ATGTACAGGGGAAGAGAAGGGCAGTGGGCGTTTTACCTGCACCGGATCTCAGGCCTGGGCATCCTGGTCTTCCTCATGCTCCACGTGGCCAATATCTCAAGCGCCATGTGGGGGCCGGAGGTGTCCAACGCCCTCATGAAGTTCTACCACCAGCCCGTGTTCCAGGTGGGGCTATTGCTCCTCATCGCCGGGGTGCTCTACCACGGGTTCAACGGGCTTAGGATCATCCTCATGGACTTCACCACCTGGGGGGTGCGCTACCAAAGGCAGCTTTGGTACGCCGTCTGGGTGCTTTTCGTCCTCTTCTACCTGCCCTTCCTGGTGAAGATTGGCGGGGGCATCCTGGGAGGGAGCC